One Brassica napus cultivar Da-Ae chromosome A1, Da-Ae, whole genome shotgun sequence genomic region harbors:
- the LOC106407233 gene encoding uncharacterized protein LOC106407233 isoform X2: MEKAWVWLPRASLEYFEGATGFVTASARRLGDPTEILCPCTHCRNLSHQVLDKVTEHLVIRGMDKKYMRSSCWSLHGERRSDMNDSVPQSETEAYGLLRTAYFDSGEPDEPPSDDTGGEPVHGEPDEDSEFRKKLRDAETPLYLTCSKHTKVSAIMALYRIKVKSGMSEAYFDQLLSALHDMLPEGNVLPKSTDSIKKFLKIFGFGYEMIHACKNDCILYRKQYEELETCPRCSASRWEIDKHSNEEKKGIPAKVLRYFPIKDRFKRMFRSARMAEDLRWHANNATEDGIMRHPVDSLSWAQVNNKWPEFASEARNLRLGLSTDGMNPFSIQNTKYSTWPVLLVNYNLPPTLCMKAENVMLTMLIPGPTAPSNNIDVYLEPLVEDLQELWSEGIQVYDSFLKEKFTLKAMLLWTISDYPALGSLAGCKVKGKQACNVCGKDTPNRWLKFSRKYVYLGNRKRLSPGHHYRRRKGWFDNTVEKGTANRIQTGAEIFATLKNFRNDFGRSLAKKKKRKRNVVSEDEVAEDEENDETSDQWRWKKRSIFFDLPYWKDLPVRHNIDVMHVEKNLSDALLSTLMQSAKSKDGLKARQDLEDIGIRKNLHTQVRGKRFYLPPATYWLSKEEKKIFCQRLSAFRGPDGYCGLLPRGPRVAVTRVCNYFNRLCQRAIDAEKLITLENEFVETMCQLERFFPPSLFDIMFHLPLHLAREARLGGPVHFRWMYPFERYMKTLKAYVKNFARPEACMAEGYLAGECIAFCLEFLKNSVPVEEVLNRNEDIQSDGMVLEGRPLQKGTELILSEKDRDIAHRYVLMNMAIMDPYVEKHLQELQDNDVRLATNETLLWKHHTQQFAEWVKNKIPSNSKEHSTKLRWLAFGPRFTAHTNKGFVINGNRFHIQSVKRKTQNSGVTYEAFSMCRSSARDTRHTADMVTYYGVITEIILLDYHMFSVPLFKCNWANRGYGVKEEDGFTLVNLHVNQTPYLQDPYILPSQAKQVFYSREDEESPWYVVMRAPPRGYHELETEEDVVGAPLLAQEFDDTEQLSDDESFCVRDDCDGIIVAD, encoded by the exons ATGGAAAAAGCATGGGTTTGGCTTCCAAG ggctAGCCTCGAATATTTCGAAGGAGCAACAGGCTTTGTTACTGCATCAGCGAGGAGGTTAGGAGATCCGACAGAAATATTATGTCCCTGTACTCACTGCAGAAACCTTTCCCATCAAGTTTTAGACAAAGTAACGGAGCATCTTGTGATTAGGGGTATGGATAAGAAGTATATGAGGAGTTCTTGTTGGAGTCTTCATGGTGAGAGAAGGTCTGATATGAATGATAGTGTCCCTCAATCAGAAACAGAGGCTTATGGTTTGCTAAGGACGGCTTATTTTGATAGTGGTGAACCTGATGAACCGCCTTCTGATGACACTGGAGGAGAGCCTGTACATGGTGAACCTGATGAAGACTCGGAGTTTAGGAAGAAGTTGAGAGATGCTGAAACTCCATTGTACTTGACATGTAGCAAGCACACCAAAGTTTCTGCGATCATGGCCCTTTACCGCATCAAAGTAAAGAGTGGAATGTCAGAGGCTTACTTTGATCAGCTACTGTCGGCATTACATGACATGCTACCAGAAGGTAATGTACTACCAAAGTCGACTGATTCGATTAAGAAGTTCTTGAAGATTTTTGGGTTTGGCTACGAAATGATTCATGCGTGCAAGAACGATTGTATTCTCTATAGGAAGCAATATGAGGAGTTGGAAACCTGCCCAAGATGTAGTGCTTCTAGATGGGAAATTGATAAGCACAGtaatgaagaaaagaaaggaattCCTGCAAAGGTCCTACGGTATTTTCCGATCAAAGACAGATTCAAGAGGATGTTTAGATCAGCAAGGATGGCTGAGGATTTGCGATGGCATGCCAACAATGCCACTGAAGATGGTATAATGCGACATCCTGTTGACTCGTTATCTTGGGCTCAAGTGAATAATAAGTGGCCAGAGTTTGCTAGTGAAGCAAGAAACCTTCGACTCGGCCTGTCAACAGATGGTATGAACCCTTTCTCTATCCAGAACACAAAGTATAGTACTTGGCCAGTGTTGTTAGTCAATTACAACTTGCCACCAACTCTGTGTATGAAGGCTGAGAACGTCATGTTGACTATGTTGATCCCTGGACCGACGGCTCCGAGCAACAACATTGATGTTTATCTAGAGCCACTGGTTGAAGACTTACAAGAATTGTGGAGTGAGGGGATTCAGGTATACGACTCATTCCTGAAAGAGAAGTTCACACTAAAAGCTATGTTGTTGTGGACTATAAGCGACTACCCGGCTCTAGGTAGTTTGGCAGGTTGTAAAGTTAAAGGGAAACAAGCATGCAATGTTTGTGGAAAGGATACACCAAATAGGTGGCTCAAGTTTAGTCGCAAGTATGTGTATTTGGGGAATAGGAAGCGACTAAGCCCTGGACATCACTACAGACGCAGGAAAGGATGGTTTGATAATACAGTGGAGAAGGGGACTGCAAACAGGATTCAAACCGGTGCAGAAATATTTGCAACACTAAAGAACTTCAGGAATGACTTTGGAAGATctttagcaaagaaaaaaaaaaggaagagaaatgTTGTCTCAGAAGATGAGGTGGCTGAAGACGAAGAAAATGATGAAACGAGTGATCAATGGAGGTGGAAGAAACGATCAATATTCTTCGATTTACCGTACTGGAAG GATTTGCCGGTGCGTCACAACATCGACGTCATGCACGTGGAAAAGAACTTGTCTGATGCATTATTATCAACGCTGATGCAGAGTGCTAAGTCAAAAGATGGCCTCAAAGCGAGACAGGACTTAGAAGATATTGGAATCCGGAAAAACTTGCACACACAGGTACGGGGAAAGAGATTCTACTTGCCTCCAGCAACTTATTGGCTCAGTAAGGAAGAGAAAAAGATATTTTGTCAAAGGTTGTCTGCGTTTAGAGGCCCTGACGGCTACTGCG GGTTGCTTCCAAGAGGACCAAGAGTGGCAGTAACTCGAGTATGTAACTACTTCAACAGATTGTGTCAGCGTGCTATTGACGCGGAGAAGCTGATAACTTTGGAAAATGAGTTTGTGGAGACAATGTGCCAACTCGAGCGGTTCTTTCCTCCATCGCTCTTCGATATCATGTTCCACCTTCCTTTACACCTAGCAAGAGAGGCACGTTTGGGAGGTCCTGTGCACTTTCGTTGGATGTATCCGTTTGAgag ATACATGAAAACACTCAAGGCATATGTAAAGAATTTTGCTAGGCCAGAAGCATGTATGGCTGAGGGGTACTTAGCTGGAGAATGCATAGCCTTTTGTTTAGAGTTCCTAAAGAATTCTGTACCCGTTGAAGAAGTACTTAACCGTAATGAAGATATTCAGTCTGATGGAATGGTTCTTGAAGGTCGACCACTGCAAAAGGGAACAGAGCTTATTCTTTCAGAGAAAGATAGAGACATAGCACATCGATATGTTTTGATGAATATGGCTATTATGGATCCCTATGTTGA GAAGCACTTACAAGAACTGCAAGATAATGATGTTCGATTAGCAACAAATGAAACTTTGTTATGGAAGCATCACACCCAACAATTTGCTGAATGGGTGAAGAATAAG ATACCTTCTAACTCAAAGGAGCATTCTACGAAGCTGAGGTGGTTGGCCTTTGGACCAAGGTTTACTGCTCATACCAATAAAGGTTTTGTCATTAACGGGAACCGATTTCACATACAATCCGTTAAGCGAAAGACTCAGAATAGTGGAGTCACTTACGAAGCTTTCAGCATGTGTAGATCTTCTGCAAGAGATACAAGACATACAGCCGATATGGTCACATATTATGGAGTGATAACAGAGATCATTCTTCTCGATTACCACATGTTCAGCGTTCCTTTATTCAAGTGTAATTGGGCGAACAGAGGCTACGGTGTTAAGGAAGAAGATGGTTTCACCCTTGTCAATCTTCATGTCAACCAAACGCCATATTTACAAGATCCATACATTCTACCATCACAAGCAAAACAGGTATTTTACTctagagaagatgaagaatcgCCTTGGTATGTTGTTATGAGAGCACCACCGAGAGGATATCATGAACTCGAGACAGAGGAAGACGTTGTCGGAGCACCATTACTCGCACAGGAATTTGATGATACAGAGCAATTGTCTGATGATGAAAGTTTTTGTGTTAGAGATGATTGTGATGGAATTATAGTTgctgattga
- the LOC106407233 gene encoding uncharacterized protein LOC106407233 isoform X1 produces the protein MEKAWVWLPRASLEYFEGATGFVTASARRLGDPTEILCPCTHCRNLSHQVLDKVTEHLVIRGMDKKYMRSSCWSLHGERRSDMNDSVPQSETEAYGLLRTAYFDSGEPDEPPSDDTGGEPVHGEPDEDSEFRKKLRDAETPLYLTCSKHTKVSAIMALYRIKVKSGMSEAYFDQLLSALHDMLPEGNVLPKSTDSIKKFLKIFGFGYEMIHACKNDCILYRKQYEELETCPRCSASRWEIDKHSNEEKKGIPAKVLRYFPIKDRFKRMFRSARMAEDLRWHANNATEDGIMRHPVDSLSWAQVNNKWPEFASEARNLRLGLSTDGMNPFSIQNTKYSTWPVLLVNYNLPPTLCMKAENVMLTMLIPGPTAPSNNIDVYLEPLVEDLQELWSEGIQVYDSFLKEKFTLKAMLLWTISDYPALGSLAGCKVKGKQACNVCGKDTPNRWLKFSRKYVYLGNRKRLSPGHHYRRRKGWFDNTVEKGTANRIQTGAEIFATLKNFRNDFGRSLAKKKKRKRNVVSEDEVAEDEENDETSDQWRWKKRSIFFDLPYWKDLPVRHNIDVMHVEKNLSDALLSTLMQSAKSKDGLKARQDLEDIGIRKNLHTQVRGKRFYLPPATYWLSKEEKKIFCQRLSAFRGPDGYCGNIANVVSINPPMIGSLKSHDHHVLIQNLLPAALRGLLPRGPRVAVTRVCNYFNRLCQRAIDAEKLITLENEFVETMCQLERFFPPSLFDIMFHLPLHLAREARLGGPVHFRWMYPFERYMKTLKAYVKNFARPEACMAEGYLAGECIAFCLEFLKNSVPVEEVLNRNEDIQSDGMVLEGRPLQKGTELILSEKDRDIAHRYVLMNMAIMDPYVEKHLQELQDNDVRLATNETLLWKHHTQQFAEWVKNKIPSNSKEHSTKLRWLAFGPRFTAHTNKGFVINGNRFHIQSVKRKTQNSGVTYEAFSMCRSSARDTRHTADMVTYYGVITEIILLDYHMFSVPLFKCNWANRGYGVKEEDGFTLVNLHVNQTPYLQDPYILPSQAKQVFYSREDEESPWYVVMRAPPRGYHELETEEDVVGAPLLAQEFDDTEQLSDDESFCVRDDCDGIIVAD, from the exons ATGGAAAAAGCATGGGTTTGGCTTCCAAG ggctAGCCTCGAATATTTCGAAGGAGCAACAGGCTTTGTTACTGCATCAGCGAGGAGGTTAGGAGATCCGACAGAAATATTATGTCCCTGTACTCACTGCAGAAACCTTTCCCATCAAGTTTTAGACAAAGTAACGGAGCATCTTGTGATTAGGGGTATGGATAAGAAGTATATGAGGAGTTCTTGTTGGAGTCTTCATGGTGAGAGAAGGTCTGATATGAATGATAGTGTCCCTCAATCAGAAACAGAGGCTTATGGTTTGCTAAGGACGGCTTATTTTGATAGTGGTGAACCTGATGAACCGCCTTCTGATGACACTGGAGGAGAGCCTGTACATGGTGAACCTGATGAAGACTCGGAGTTTAGGAAGAAGTTGAGAGATGCTGAAACTCCATTGTACTTGACATGTAGCAAGCACACCAAAGTTTCTGCGATCATGGCCCTTTACCGCATCAAAGTAAAGAGTGGAATGTCAGAGGCTTACTTTGATCAGCTACTGTCGGCATTACATGACATGCTACCAGAAGGTAATGTACTACCAAAGTCGACTGATTCGATTAAGAAGTTCTTGAAGATTTTTGGGTTTGGCTACGAAATGATTCATGCGTGCAAGAACGATTGTATTCTCTATAGGAAGCAATATGAGGAGTTGGAAACCTGCCCAAGATGTAGTGCTTCTAGATGGGAAATTGATAAGCACAGtaatgaagaaaagaaaggaattCCTGCAAAGGTCCTACGGTATTTTCCGATCAAAGACAGATTCAAGAGGATGTTTAGATCAGCAAGGATGGCTGAGGATTTGCGATGGCATGCCAACAATGCCACTGAAGATGGTATAATGCGACATCCTGTTGACTCGTTATCTTGGGCTCAAGTGAATAATAAGTGGCCAGAGTTTGCTAGTGAAGCAAGAAACCTTCGACTCGGCCTGTCAACAGATGGTATGAACCCTTTCTCTATCCAGAACACAAAGTATAGTACTTGGCCAGTGTTGTTAGTCAATTACAACTTGCCACCAACTCTGTGTATGAAGGCTGAGAACGTCATGTTGACTATGTTGATCCCTGGACCGACGGCTCCGAGCAACAACATTGATGTTTATCTAGAGCCACTGGTTGAAGACTTACAAGAATTGTGGAGTGAGGGGATTCAGGTATACGACTCATTCCTGAAAGAGAAGTTCACACTAAAAGCTATGTTGTTGTGGACTATAAGCGACTACCCGGCTCTAGGTAGTTTGGCAGGTTGTAAAGTTAAAGGGAAACAAGCATGCAATGTTTGTGGAAAGGATACACCAAATAGGTGGCTCAAGTTTAGTCGCAAGTATGTGTATTTGGGGAATAGGAAGCGACTAAGCCCTGGACATCACTACAGACGCAGGAAAGGATGGTTTGATAATACAGTGGAGAAGGGGACTGCAAACAGGATTCAAACCGGTGCAGAAATATTTGCAACACTAAAGAACTTCAGGAATGACTTTGGAAGATctttagcaaagaaaaaaaaaaggaagagaaatgTTGTCTCAGAAGATGAGGTGGCTGAAGACGAAGAAAATGATGAAACGAGTGATCAATGGAGGTGGAAGAAACGATCAATATTCTTCGATTTACCGTACTGGAAG GATTTGCCGGTGCGTCACAACATCGACGTCATGCACGTGGAAAAGAACTTGTCTGATGCATTATTATCAACGCTGATGCAGAGTGCTAAGTCAAAAGATGGCCTCAAAGCGAGACAGGACTTAGAAGATATTGGAATCCGGAAAAACTTGCACACACAGGTACGGGGAAAGAGATTCTACTTGCCTCCAGCAACTTATTGGCTCAGTAAGGAAGAGAAAAAGATATTTTGTCAAAGGTTGTCTGCGTTTAGAGGCCCTGACGGCTACTGCGGTAATATTGCAAATGTTGTTTCAATTAACCCTCCTATGATTGGAAGTCTTAAATCCCATGATCATCATGTACTAATCCAAAATCTGTTACCTGCTGCGTTACGAGGGTTGCTTCCAAGAGGACCAAGAGTGGCAGTAACTCGAGTATGTAACTACTTCAACAGATTGTGTCAGCGTGCTATTGACGCGGAGAAGCTGATAACTTTGGAAAATGAGTTTGTGGAGACAATGTGCCAACTCGAGCGGTTCTTTCCTCCATCGCTCTTCGATATCATGTTCCACCTTCCTTTACACCTAGCAAGAGAGGCACGTTTGGGAGGTCCTGTGCACTTTCGTTGGATGTATCCGTTTGAgag ATACATGAAAACACTCAAGGCATATGTAAAGAATTTTGCTAGGCCAGAAGCATGTATGGCTGAGGGGTACTTAGCTGGAGAATGCATAGCCTTTTGTTTAGAGTTCCTAAAGAATTCTGTACCCGTTGAAGAAGTACTTAACCGTAATGAAGATATTCAGTCTGATGGAATGGTTCTTGAAGGTCGACCACTGCAAAAGGGAACAGAGCTTATTCTTTCAGAGAAAGATAGAGACATAGCACATCGATATGTTTTGATGAATATGGCTATTATGGATCCCTATGTTGA GAAGCACTTACAAGAACTGCAAGATAATGATGTTCGATTAGCAACAAATGAAACTTTGTTATGGAAGCATCACACCCAACAATTTGCTGAATGGGTGAAGAATAAG ATACCTTCTAACTCAAAGGAGCATTCTACGAAGCTGAGGTGGTTGGCCTTTGGACCAAGGTTTACTGCTCATACCAATAAAGGTTTTGTCATTAACGGGAACCGATTTCACATACAATCCGTTAAGCGAAAGACTCAGAATAGTGGAGTCACTTACGAAGCTTTCAGCATGTGTAGATCTTCTGCAAGAGATACAAGACATACAGCCGATATGGTCACATATTATGGAGTGATAACAGAGATCATTCTTCTCGATTACCACATGTTCAGCGTTCCTTTATTCAAGTGTAATTGGGCGAACAGAGGCTACGGTGTTAAGGAAGAAGATGGTTTCACCCTTGTCAATCTTCATGTCAACCAAACGCCATATTTACAAGATCCATACATTCTACCATCACAAGCAAAACAGGTATTTTACTctagagaagatgaagaatcgCCTTGGTATGTTGTTATGAGAGCACCACCGAGAGGATATCATGAACTCGAGACAGAGGAAGACGTTGTCGGAGCACCATTACTCGCACAGGAATTTGATGATACAGAGCAATTGTCTGATGATGAAAGTTTTTGTGTTAGAGATGATTGTGATGGAATTATAGTTgctgattga
- the LOC106362448 gene encoding uncharacterized protein LOC106362448 yields MGPKTRGGMVRRSRRSQGLEAETEFIEITRKSTKMRKLNKGKEVAIEEENIEIRQESADEVPTKVSEDVNEADGDGDGDDPHVEIEVENVIAEEQSQSENGVTEEPSQPREADMEAENGVTQEPSQPREADMEPENGFTQEPSQSREADMEPENGVTQEPSQPREADIETENGISGAEASPSDGKQKKKRGPTKMRKVAKDHQEKVSVSFTELGEHVGPGSVTLSSFLGPLVREHVTVLLDDWRNLDKQTKDTLWEEIQARFDLKEEWQKDSVFKQMGCLWRSGKSRLVSQLRNAKSSTERAALKPSNIRSVQVWSAWVKSRTSSVFKAKSEKYRALRRAQIPHTTSRRGMNRLACEMKKKSEDPKKISRSKVWIAGHTHSDGRPVRPEFAETIEKIISLDSQMDSTSSVNIKEDAVSQVLGVDKPGRVRGLGRGITATKLAFLSARDSKLADLESEIKDLKILVRDLAGNKKNNDDCVSPSEASYVYKEGTRVQLLDWCESKDVVVAEGEFCSAEGTYKIGRIPIGPNAAAVVVKSVSNPKASVWRPTTDVRNLQEAAGCKIPWPIDKLILDSASNNHPVSSDVLRSKNTTVDDLERCKIYDWVKGVEVIAEGFMGSTDPYEMVNNVPLGPNAVVMRVAKVINGKAFLWRPTSDMTTMSDAVNEKIAWPLHNVSVIKVPEDEGEASVRRPSLSPSGSTSSTRSGGKKKCILLDHNNSGRKVAEGRVSSTDPLCLVHHVPLGPNASRVWVEVALIEDASLWRPNSFLEDISDAVGSTVAWPNDKILYV; encoded by the exons ATGGGGCCGAAGACACGAGGAGGAATGGTTAGAAGAAGCAGACGTTCCCAAGGTCTGGAAGCAGAAACAGAGTTCATTGAGATAACCAGAAAGAGTACGAAAATGCGTAAGTTAAATAAGGGAAAAGAAGTTGCtattgaagaagaaaacattgAGATAAGGCAAGAAAGTGCTGACGAAGTCCCGACAAAGGTTTCTGAAGATGTTAATGAGGcggatggtgatggtgatggtgatgatcCACATGTGGAAATTGAAGTTGAGAATGTCATTGCTGAAGAACAGTCTCAGTCTGAGAATGGAGTTACTGAAGAACCTTCTCAGCCGAGAGAAGCTGACATGGAAGCTGAAAATGGAGTTACTCAAGAACCTTCTCAGCCGAGAGAAGCTGACATGGAACCTGAGAATGGATTTACTCAAGAACCTTCTCAGTCGAGAGAAGCTGACATGGAACCTGAGAATGGAGTTACTCAAGAACCTTCTCAGCCGAGAGAAGCTGACATTGAAACTGAGAATGGCATTTCAGGAGCAGAAGCATCGCCATCTGAtggaaaacaaaagaagaaaagaggacCCACAAAGATGCGTAAAGTGGCCAAGGATCATCAAGAGAAGGTTTCTGTGTCATTCACTGAGCTTGGCGAACATGTAGGTCCTGGATCAGTGACACTTTCATCGTTCCTTGGACCCCTTGTACGCGAACATGTGACTGTACTTCTtgatgattggaggaatcttgATAAGCAGACAAAGGACACATTATGGGAGGAAATTCAG GCGAGGTTTGATTTGAAAGAAGAGTGGCAAAAAGATTCAGTCTTCAAACAGATGGGCTGTTTGTGGAGATCTGGAAAGTCAAGGCTTGTATCACAACTGCGAAATGCAAAAAGCTCCACAGAGAGAGCAGCACTGAAACCAAGCAACATTCGATCTGTTCAGGTTTGGAGCGCTTGGGTTAAGAGTAGGACTTCGTCTGTGTTCAAG GCAAAGAGTGAAAAGTACAGAGCACTAAGGAGAGCTCAGATTCCTCACACCACTAGTCGTAGAGGAATGAATCGTCTAGCTTGTGAAATG aaaaaaaagagtgaagaccCTAAGAAGATTAGCCGGAGCAAGGTCTGGATAGCAGGACACACTCACTCTGATGGTAGACCTGTTAGACCTGAGTTTGCTGAAACCATT gaaaaaataatttcactTGATAGTCAAATGGACTCCACATCCAGTGTTAATATAAAAGAAGATGCTGTTAGTCAAGTGTTGGGAGTAGACAAACCTGGACGAGTCAGAGGGTTGGGAAGAGGGATTACTGCTACGAAACTAGCATTCTTGTCAGCTAGAGACTCCAAACTTGCCGACTTGGAaagcgagattaaagacttgaAGATTCTGGTCCGTGACTTAGCTGGAAATAAG aAAAACAATGATGATTGTGTTTCTCCATCTGAGGCTAGTTATGTATACAAAGAAGGAACTAGAGTTCAACTACTTGATTGGTGTGAGTCAAAAGATGTTGTTGTCGCTGAAGGAGAATTCTGCTCTGCTGAAGGTACATACAAGATTGGTCGTATTCCGATTGGTCCTAACGCCGCGGCGGTTGTTGTAAAGTCGGTATCAAACCCGAAGGCATCTGTTTGGAGGCCAACTACGGATGTGCGTAATCTTCAGGAAGCAGCGGGATGCAAAATTCCATGGCCAATTGATAAACTGATACTAGATAGTGCATCGAACAACCATCCAGTTTCCTCGGATGTGTTAAGATCAAAG AATACTACCGTAGATGATCTTGAAAGGTGCAAGATCTACGATTGGGTTAAGGGCGTCGAGGTAATCGCTGAAGGTTTTATGGGTTCGACTGACCCATATGAGATGGTGAACAATGTTCCTTTGGGTCCGAATGCTGTAGTTATGAGAGTTGCTAAGGTGATTAATGGGAAAGCTTTTCTATGGAGGCCAACAAGTGACATGACAACAATGAGTGATGCTGTTAATGAAAAGATCGCATGGCCGCTCCATAATGTATCAGTAATTAAAGTTCCTGAAGATGAAGGGGAAGCTAGTGTCAGAAGGCCTTCATTG AGTCCAAGTGGCAGCACTAGTTCCACCCGTTCAGGTGGTAAAAAGAAGTGCATCTTGTTGGACCACAACAACTCAGGACGGAAAGTCGCAGAAGGCAGAGTAAGTAGTACTGATCCATTGTGTTTAGTCCATCACGTCCCGTTAGGTCCCAATGCAAGTCGGGTCTGGGTTGAAGTGGCCTTGATTGAAGATGCATCTCTATGGAGACCAAACTCTTTTCTGGAAGACATATCAGATGCTGTGGGCAGCACAGTGGCTTGGCCAAATGATAAGATTCTGTATGTTTAA